The Anabaena sp. PCC 7108 region TTTTACCGTATTATCAAAACTACCAGAAACTATCATTTGACTGTCAGGACTAAAATCAACACTTGTCACTTCATCAGTATGTCCTGTGAATGTTTTTAATAATTTACCATCAGCTAAACGCCAAAGTTTAATGGTTTTGTCAGCACTACCAGAAGCAAGCATTTGATTATCTGGACTAAAACTAATACTTGTAACTCGGTTTTGATGTCCGGTAATTGTTTTCAGGAGTTGATAATTTTGAGAATTCCAGATTTTAACAGTTTTATCAGCACTTGCGGTGGCTAAGATTTTACCATCATTACTAAAACTTACTGCATTGATAATATCTTTATGAGCTTGAAATTTAGTAACCTGATCTTTTTGCCAAATGCTCACTTTTCCATCCCAACCAGCAGCAGCAAGGACTCTATTTTTACTAAAATTCACACTATTAATATCCTCAACTTGAAATTGATTACTCCCTTCTTTCTTCTTTCTTCTTTCTTCTCTTCGAGACGCTACGCGAACGCGCTCTTCTCTTCGAGACACTTCGTGAACGCGTCTTTGCGGTTCATTTAATCCATATTCTTCTAATAGAAAAGGAGTAAGTATTACTTGCCAGAATCTAATAGTTTTATCAGCACTTGCAGAAGCGATATATTTACCATCTAGACTAAAACTCACATCTCTAACTTGTTCACCATGACCTTTCAAAGTAGTTAATAAACTACCATCTAAACGCCAAAATTTGATATTATTATCAGCAGAGGCAGAAGATATAATTTGATTATCTGGGCTAAAATCAATACTATTTATTTGTTCACTATGTCCTGCTAAAGTTTGTAATAATTCACCTTGATTATCCCAAAGTTTAATAGTTTTATCACCACTAGCAGAAGCGATATATTTACCATTGGGGCTAAATTTAACTTTAGTAATACGTCCTTGATGTCCAGATAAAATTTTAATTAGCTTACCATTGTTAGTTTGCCAAAGTTTGACCAAATTATCTTCACCACCAGAAGCAATAATTTTGTCATCAGGACTAAAGCTAACAGTATTTACCCAACCATTATCAGGATTCCATGTTTTAATTAAAGTACCATTAACACGCCATAATTTAATCGTTTTATCTAAACTACTAGAAACAATTAATTTACCATCATGGCTAAAACTGATATCAGTAATATTATCAGTATGTCCAACTAATTCATAAATTAACCTACTATCAAGAGTGTAGATTTTAATATTATGACCTTCACTAACAGCCAATAACTTACCATCTGGACTAAAATGAATTGCTGTAACTCTATTTTCAAAACCTGTAAAAGTTGTGATTAACTTTCCCTGAAAATCCCAAATTTTTACCGTTTTATCATCACTTGCAGAAGCCAATTTTTTACCATCTGGGCTAAACTTAACTGCATTAACTTGTTGACTATGACCTTGCAAACGATTTATTTCTTGAGTTTGCTGAATAGCTTGTTGTAAAGTAGCCGCAGTTGCGATTTGAATATCCTTCCCTGGTACAAAAACTGATTTAAGTTCTCGTCCAGCTTTCAGACTAGCAATTACAGATTCTAATTGTTGATTAGATAATAATAATGCTGTTGATGAAGCATTCAAAGCCGAAATTTCTCGAAACTCGGCTGCTTGTTTTTGGAAATATGCAAAACCACCTAAAACACTAGCAGAAATTCCTAAAATACTAATAACTGCGACAGCCCTTTGTGCTTGTTTGAGGCGCTTTTTTTGCTCAAATTCTTGTTGTTTTCTAGCTTCTAAACAAGCAGCAATAAAGTGTTGGACAGCTTGAGATAATTCATCTGTATATTTAACATATATTTCTTCAGCTTCAGCCAAACGAATACCCTGTAACAAAAAATCAGCTTGTTCGTGGTGATGTTTCCATAAACTAGCAGCTTGTTCAATTTGGCGTTGCGATCGCAGTCTACTACGATTTTCCTCCAACCACCAGCGTAATGTTGACCAATGACGAATCAAAATTTCATGGGCTACTTCAATTGTCACCAAACCCGTTGAGGGAAGCGGTTGTATCTCTGTACCTTTTCCACTTCCTATCTCCTCTTCTACATTCACCACTACCAATTTTCCCGCAGTTAAAGTTTGCAGAGTTCTATCTATCAAAGCTGCGGGATATTTGTTCACCACCAACTCAGATTTAAAAACCCTGCGTCTGGTATCTTCCGTTCCTTCTCCCAATTGGGTTAATGACAGAAAAATCCAGCGGGTACACTCTTGCGCCGACTTATCTAAACTTTCATAAACTGCTTGTGCTTTTCTTTCCAACGCACCTTTAATTCCTTCTACTTGCTGCTGATAAGCCGTTAAAGTTAACTCACCCTCTTGACGAAATTCCCACAACTGTTCCAACACAAATTCTAAAAGTGGTAAATCTCCTGCGGAATGATTTAATTCCTGTAACAAAATTTCTACCAGTCCCGCTTCTACTTTTAAACCTACTTGTTCTGCTGGGTTAACAATAACACGGCGATAATCATCATCACTCAATTTTGGTGGAACTAAAACACTAGAATTTTGTAATAAATTAGCTAATTCTGGAACTTCTAAACAAGGAGAAATAAAATCAGCCCTTAAAGTAATTACTAATTTAAACCTATCCGGTGCATATTCTAACGCCCCCAAAATCAATTCTAAAAATTTGTTTCTATCTTCAGTTGGTGCAAGAGTAAATAATTCTTCAAATTGGTCAATTACCAAAACTATCATTGGTTCTGGTCTGTTACGTAACCAATAAACAAAACCTTCTACACCTTGATATAACATTCCTTCTAACAAGAGGTGTGGAGAACTAGAAGTTTCATTTTCTGTAGTTCGTATATTTGCAAGTTTCTGTACTAAGGCTTCTAAAGGAAGTGAACCAGGGCGTAAACTTTTTATCAACCAAGAATCACTCCCAGGAAGTTGTTTACCTAAACGTAATTTAGCAATTAATCCTGCATTAACTACAGAAGACTTACCACTACCAGAAGCACCGACTACAGCCAAAAAAGATTTCTTTCCTAATTCATTAATTAATTGTTGAGTTAAAGATTCTCGGCCATAAAAAAACTGTGCGTCTCCTTCGCTAAAAGCGCGTAAACCTCGGTAAGGACAAATTTTTAAATCTAATCCTGATTTTTGAGTTCGTGTACCAATAGTTGCGGGAATTATTTCTATGACTCCCTGTATACCTGAAAGCCAAATTTGCAAATTTAACAGCCCAGCTAGATATACTTGTAATTGAGTAATCCAACCAGCTACCGATAAACCAGAGGGTTGAGATACTGATTTTAAAGTATTACTGAGTGCTTCTATAAATTGTTCAGAATTATTTTTCGGAGAGTTTGCAGCAATAATACATTGTCCTTTTACAGTACCAATTTGTAAATCTTCTACCCATTCTTGAAGAACCGAAATATCAGCCCCTGGACAATCTAAAATAATGATTTGTTGAGTAACTTGAGAACGGTGTAACTGTTGACGCAACCAAGAACGACTCAAATGTATTTCTTCTAATAAAATTAATGCTGCTTCACCTGTGGGAGTTTCCTCTAATCTTCCCCACAAATATAACAAAGCTGTGCGCTGTTGTTCAGTAGTTGAATTTAAAAGTTCTTGAATTTCTGTCTGCACATTTTCAGATGTTTTCGGTACTGTATAAGATAAATACTGTAGCTCAAAATCTCCAGCACTAGCCAATATTTTACTAAAATCTAGTACTATTTGTGTGTTACTACCTCCGGCAATTACTAACGCAGTTCTGGAAGGATAAGATGCAGTAATTTTGGGAATTTTCCCTAAAATTAATTCTCCGACACTTTCCACAATTCGCTTCGGCGTTTGTAGTGGATATTCACTAAAAAGCTGAGTTTCTCCTTTGCCTCTTTTTTGCTGATTAATTAACCGTAATTGCTGATTAATTTTATCTATATATTGTAAAGTTTGGTGAAAAACATAATTGTAAATTCCATCAACAGAAATCATTCCTTGTGCATTTGCAGATTTCCCATTTAAAGCCTGAATTAAATAATAAGTAAATACTCCATGTCCTAGTTCGCTAAATTCCCAGGATTGCTGGTTTACGTCACATGAAAGTAAGGCATAAAAACCTTTACTTTTGGCTGCACGTTGTTGTAGTATTTCTAGTAATTGCCGTGTAGGGTTTATCCCTTTTAGGGTCATTCCACCGCTATGACAAGCATCAAGCCAAATCAACTGATTTTCTGCTCGACTATTGTCTAATATTTGTAATAGTTCTTTAACAGCTAACCCTGTATTTTGAATGTTATCTTTTTGGGTATCTGCTAAACATAAAAATGCTTCCTGTGTCTCTGGTTTTATGATCCCATGACCAGAAAAATAACAGAGAATTGTATCTAGTGGTTGAGCAGTAGCAGTAATTTGTTTTAAACTGGTAGTAACAGTTGATAAAAGTGGCAATTCTTGAGTAAAATCATGAAAAATTACCACTTCTGTTTGGGAAAATTGCTGCTGAGTAGCACTAGTTAAAGCTTCAGCTAATCCCTGACAATCAACTGCTGAATAACGCAAAGGAGGAAGTTTTTGATCTTGATATTGGTTCACTCCTACTAGTAACAACCACAGTTTAGCAGTGATTGTTTTTTGAGCTTGATATGATTGACTGGTAGTAATACCGCGTGGACACATAGATACTATGTTTAAAGTTTATTCAATAAAAATTGAAGGTTGGGAAATCATCACTTTAGACGGGTTTCCCTGCTGGAGTCGAATGGGGTTTGACACAAGAAAATCCAACATGATTAAGATTTTATTTGGTTACGCTGTCACTGAATCCAAATCAAGCAGAAATTTACTTTTAGTTCCATAATAACCACATTTTTTACAAATAGGTAACAATCTGAAAATGAATGAAGATAATCATCAGCAAAATAGTAATTCTTCAAAAAAGACCTCCTTCCCTCTCAGTATGTTTTTATTAATGGTAATGATTTTTCCATTACTCAATCCAGGCTATAATCCACCAACTATACCTATTTTAGGCTTTCATCGAATAGTTTCTCAAAGTAATATTCGTAAATTTCAACAATTAGATATGGACTATAAAAAACAAGAAATGGAAAAATTATTAGAGTATTTAGTTGTTCAAGATTATTGGTTTTTAACTAGCCAAGATTTATATGATTTTTTTATCACTAAATCTAGAGAAGTCCCCTATGAGTATCGTAACAAAAATGCCATTATGTTGACATTTGATGACAGTTATAAAACAGTATACACAAATTTATTGCCTATTTTATCTAAACTGGAAAAGAAATATGGTAAAAAAGTCAAGGTAGTTTTGTTTGTCAATCCAGGTACGTTAACAAATGAGGATAGGGTCAGTTCAACTCACTTAGGATGTCGGGATTTAAGGGAGGGTTTGCAAAAAGGTTTTTTTGATATTCAATCTCATGGAGATAATCATAAAAATCTGACAGAAATTTCTCAGCAGGAAATAGTAAGCGAACTATTATTGGCTAGAATTAAACTCAGAAAATGTACAGAAGATTTAGACCCCGAACAAAATGTTGCATCTCATCTTGCTTATCCCTATGGTGCTTATAATAAACAAGTAGAGCAGTATGTAAATAAGTATTATTTATCTGCATATCTATATAATGATAAATTACTAAACTATAGTTGTTTAAAGGATAATTACAAAATTCCTAGATTAATGGTTAATGGACAAAAATCTAGTCAAGAGTTAATAGAAGCCATTCAAAAATTTTCGCCAAACAAGAAGAATATTTTTAAAGAGCAATGCTAGAAAACTAATTTTACTATTAAATCAGCATTTTCATGAACAATCGATATAAAATACCTAGAGAAGGCATATTGAAATTTTTAATTTGAGCTAAATTTTCACTAACTTGTGTATAATATTATTGGTTAATTGTGAAAATCAATTCCTAAAGTATGCCAGCTTTAACCAACAATTACAGGAGATGCATTAATGCCGAGCATTTTGAGAATCAAGGATAATATTGGTACTACTACTTTCAAACAAAGTACACAACAATTTAAAGATTTGAAAAAAAATGACCCGACATTTTTAGCACGAGCAGGTCAGACATATTTTGCCTCGATTATTGATCGCGGTTCTAGTGATCCTAAAAGTGCTAATTACTATGGTGGTGATCATTGGAAAGTTACTTTTAAGGATAGCTTGAAACCTCAAGAAGGAGGTAACTCTATTTCAACTTGGTTTGTTTTTAAGGGTGACGTAGAAGAATATAGACTTGTTCCTTAGTATTTACAGTTAGCGCCATAGCGCTAACTACAAACTTAAATTTGCATGATCAATTGAGGAAAATCAATTAATCAAATATCGGAAGAATTTTTCAGAGGGAACAGGAAGCAACTCTTAACAGAAAAAACTCATGTTTAGAAACATGAGATTGAAATAATGACACTGTTTTTTTCGTGTCACTCTCCTTGTAAAAACATCCTTTTTTTTGACTGAGCTTTAAACTCTTAAACTTTAGTTTTTTATTTGTTCCCTGTTCCCTGTTCCCTGTTCCCTGTTCCCTGTTCCCTGTTCCCTGTTCCCTGTTCCCTGTTCCCTGTTCCCTGTTCCCTTCTTTTGTAAGAATACCGTAAATATCCGCTGTAAGTCTCAGATTATAGTTAAAGAAACTTGGTTCGGTAACATCCGAATTCTGGGAAAATTACGCAACTGAATCCGAAAAAATTGTTAAGCCCTCTCCTCTGCTCCGGGAAGCAGCTATAGTCCTTTGCGGTTTGTTTATTTCATATCTTCTGCCTTCTTGCACTAGCAACTACCCCTCAACCTCAAAAATCCTCTTGCTATTTATTGTCAAAACAACAATATTTGTGACAATTACGCTAGAATTATTAAAGGTTCGTTACAGATTTGGTAAATCACCTCCAATTCTGTTACAGCAGCCAAACATTTAGCTTCTTAATCTAAAAACCCTAAAGTTCACCCCAAGCCTCTATGACGCTCCCAATTCGTAACGTCGCCATCATCGCTCACGTTGACCACGGTAAAACCACCTTGGTTGATGCTCTCCTCAAACAGTCCGGCATTTTCCGCGAAGGCGAAGACGTTCCGGATTGTGTCATGGACTCCAACGCTTTGGAGCGGGAACGAGGAATTACTATTCTTTCCAAAAATACAGCAGTCCGCTACAAAGAAACTCTGATCAATATAGTTGATACCCCTGGACACGCTGACTTCGGCGGAGAAGTAGAACGGGTACTCGGAATGGTTGACGGTTGTCTGCTCATTGTTGATGCCAATGAAGGACCAATGCCCCAAACCCGCTTTGTGTTGAAAAAAGCGTTGGAAAAAGGGCTGCGTCCTATTGTCGTAATTAATAAAATTGACCGTGGACAAGCTGACCCTCACGTGGCTGTTGATAAAGTCTTGGATCTGTTCTTAGAATTAGGTGCAGATGAAGACCAGTGCGACTTTAAATATCTATTCGCTTCCGGTATGGCTGGTTTCGCTAAAGAAACTTTGGAAGAGGAAGGGGTAGATATGCAGCCCCTATTTAATGCTATTCTCCGTCACGTCCCTGCACCAGTGGGAGATCCTAACAAACCGCTGCAATTGCAAGTTACCACCCTAGATTATTCTGAATATTTAGGACGGATCATCATTGGTAAAATCCATAACGGGACTATCCGCGCTGGACAACAAGCTGCTTTGGTAGTAGAAGATGGCAGCATTGTCAAGGGGAAAATTACTAAGCTGATGGGATTTGAAGGCTTGAAGCGGGTAGATATGGAAGAAGCTACCGCAGGTTATATTGTGGCTGTAGCTGGTTTTGCTGATGCTTACATTGGGGAAACCATTACAGATCCCAATGAACCCCAAGCTTTACCACTAATTAAAGTTGATGAACCAACTTTACAAATGACCTTCTGGGTGAATGATTCACCTTTTGCAGGTCAAGAAGGTAAGTTGGTGACTTCTCGCCAAATTCGCGATCGCTTATTCCGTGAATTAGAAACAAACGTAGCTTTGCGCGTTGAAGAAACCGACTCTCCCGATAAATTCCTAGTTTCTGGTCGTGGTGAATTACACTTAGGAATCTTAATCGAAACCATGCGTCGTGAAGGTTTCGAGTTCCAAGTATCTCAACCTCAAGTAATTTACCGCACAGTTAACGGTCAACCTTGCGAACCGTTTGAACTTCTGGCTTTAGACGTTCCCGCCGATGCAGTTGGTAGCTGTATTGAACGTTTGGGACAACGGAAAGCAGAAATGCAAGATATGCAGCCTGGTGGAGGCGATCGCACTCAACTAGAGTTTATCGTTCCCGCCCGTGGTTTGATTGGTTTCCGGGGTGAATTCATGCGGATGACTCGTGGTGAAGGCATCATGAACCACAGTTTCCTTGATTATCGTCCCTTATCAGGAGATATTGAAGCCCGTAACAAAGGCGTTTTAATCTCCTTTGAAGAAGGTGTTTCTACCTTCTACGCCATGAAAAACTCTGAAGATAGAGGCGCATTCTTTATCAGTCCAGGAACCAAGGTTTACAGAGGCATGATTATCGGTGAACATAATCGTCCTCAAGACTTGGAATTGAATGTTTGTAAAACCAAGCAGCTAACTAACCACCGTGCGGCTGGTGGTGATGAACTTGTCCAGTTACAAACACCGATAGACATGAGTTTGGAACGGGCGTTAGAGTACATCGCTCAAGATGAATTGGTGGAAGTTACACCTGAATCGATTCGTCTCCGCAAGATGGCGAAGAAGTTAGCAAAACGCTAATCTATCAAGGGTGGGTTTTTCCCACCCTAATTTTTTATCTGCGTTCTATTAAATTAACTTATCTCTGGTTTTCCGAAATTCCTGAAAAAAAGATTTTCGCAATAAACTCCCCCCTATTCTCAATATTATTGATACTATTCTCAATTATTTAACGAAGTTTGGTTTTTTCAGCGATTGATTATTGACATTGTTCTGACTTTTTGGTAAATTTAGTTAAAATACCAAGGGATTGATATTTGGTTTTTGGATCTTTTTATCACGCAGAGACGCGGAGAGAAGAAAGATTGAATATTTATAAACTATAGCCAAGATAAAAACCTGATGATAAAAAATCTTGGGTTAACACAAGGAAAAATTATTTTTCCAGAAACCATGACTCTAGAGGAGTTTTTTAAACTTCCCTATATTGAAGAATCACCTGCTTGGGAATATATTAATGGAGAAGCAATTCAAAAACCGATGGGTGGTGGTAAACACAGTCTTTTACAAAAGCGTTTAGTTGCAGTGATTGATCAATTGGGAACCAACTATGAAGCCTTTCCTGAATTGCGCTGTACCTGCGGTAATCGTTCAGTTGTTCCCGATGTGGCGGTAATTTCTATTAATCAAATACCGTTGGATGATAGTGGTGATATTATCAGCAGTGGTATTGATTTTGCACCCGCTTGGGTAATAGAAATTCTTTCTCCTGGTCGGTTATCGGTTGAGTGAGGTATAACAACCCCACCCCGCAAGCGATGAGGTACTTATGATGTACCTCATGTGAAGAGGAAACGCTATATACTAATAACTATCTACCATCCAGATGCACCTATCTTTTTGCACACTGCTACCATTGGTGATCCTAGTATAGATTTTGGATTAAATTCTATTTCTTCTACTTTTGTATCTTGACTTAAAAGTTTTGGTTGATTGTTGTCAACTTTATAAAGAGCATAGTTGATTATAAATAACCTAGATTCATTACATGATGCCTGAAGAGTTATTTCAGTCATTCTTCCGCCATTTCCGATATATATTTTATAAGTAGTTCCAGCCTGACTTTCCGTATCGAATAGGACAGGCATTCCTTGATGATCTCCCAGATAGATGTATCTTGGTACATTTTGGGCAGATGCTACTCTGTTTAAGCCAAAAATTGCTGAAACAACTATCAATAAACTTGTAAATAATTTTAAATAATCCATATTGACTTCATGAGTTAATAAAAACGGCTAGGATAAGTAAATCGGCACGATAAAAAGAATGTTTCTTTGGGTTTGTATAAACTGATTTATTTGTTATCTATTTCAGTATCAAATTCTTCTTGACTTAGAAATTTAACTTCATTATCCTCCAGTATTTCTGTAAGTAAAGACTTGTACTTATCCTCAAACGCATCACTCCATTTAGAATAATACTTTATTTTTTCTAGAAGAGATTCTCTGGCTCCATAGGGTTCTTCTTTTGTTCCTTCTAATGCTTTAGACATCTTAGTAAAGTGTTCACTGAATTTTTCTGCATCTTGAGTTATTAACTTCAACGAATCTTTCTTTAACAAATCATGAGCAATCTGATTACGATATTTATTTACATCTTTAGCATATTCTATGATTTCCTTTTTTTTATCAAAATCAATAGAACTCTCAATTTCTTGAATGAAGCCATTGAGATGCAAATTATCAGTTGATTTATGTTTGATTCTTTCTGGATAAAGCATTAAATCAATTAAAAACCGAATAAGTTCCAATAAATCATATAACCACTCTTCTGCAATTTGATGATATATAATGACAGAAGATATAGCTCCCTCTATAAAAGAATTATCAATATTTTCTGCACTATTTAAAAGTTGATCAAGAATCCCTTGCTTCGTTTTGCTGCGACCGTTTTCCATATATTGGCGGTTAATAAGCTTTTGGTATAGAGAGTGAGAGTATTCAATCTCGTCATCTGATAAACCAGCGTGTTGGATCTTATCATGCAAATATTCTATATAATCTGTCATAATACCTTATAAAATAAGTTTTTAGGGTGAGTTAATCACTTAATTCTCCATTTTAATCAACAATCTCTAAATCAGCAACAATGCCAAAATGATCAGAAGGATAAAGATAACGATTATTTGCTGCTGGTTGATTGAGAGTTATTCGACAATCTTTCACTTGTAAATGTTGATTGATAAAAATATAATCTAAAGTTCCCTGCCAGCGTTTCCAAGTTTTATTAAAAATTAAAGTTCTCCAAAATAGCTTAAATCTTCTTCTCCAACTAATCTTATCTAAATGATCTAAAAGTGTAGGACAAGTATATTCTGGCTCATTTCCATGATATACTTCATAAGCTGACCTATATTTTTCTTTAATTAACTTAATTCCTGATGTATCGGGAGTACCATTAAAATCTCCCACTGATATAATTGGCATTGTCTCAGGAAATTCTGATAACCAATCTAACATCATTTGTATTTGCTTATTTCGTTTTTGGTGTGAACCTGGATGCCAAAAATAATGACCATTACAAATTACTATTGATTTATGATTATCTAACTTAATTTGTGCATATTGGGCTATTCTTCCCTGATGTTCTAAATTTAGTGCTGCTGTATTTTCAATCGGATAACGACTGAGAATAGCTAACCCAAATGGTAAATCACTTTCTGCAACTTCTTGGGGAATAACTTTGTAAATATGGGGAATATTTAATTGTTCAGCAATCCACGCGGCTGTATCTTCTGATAAACTCACTTCTTGTAATGCAATAACATCAGGATTTTCAGCTTTGAGTCCTGCTATTAATAAT contains the following coding sequences:
- a CDS encoding Uma2 family endonuclease — encoded protein: MIKNLGLTQGKIIFPETMTLEEFFKLPYIEESPAWEYINGEAIQKPMGGGKHSLLQKRLVAVIDQLGTNYEAFPELRCTCGNRSVVPDVAVISINQIPLDDSGDIISSGIDFAPAWVIEILSPGRLSVE
- a CDS encoding polysaccharide deacetylase family protein encodes the protein MNEDNHQQNSNSSKKTSFPLSMFLLMVMIFPLLNPGYNPPTIPILGFHRIVSQSNIRKFQQLDMDYKKQEMEKLLEYLVVQDYWFLTSQDLYDFFITKSREVPYEYRNKNAIMLTFDDSYKTVYTNLLPILSKLEKKYGKKVKVVLFVNPGTLTNEDRVSSTHLGCRDLREGLQKGFFDIQSHGDNHKNLTEISQQEIVSELLLARIKLRKCTEDLDPEQNVASHLAYPYGAYNKQVEQYVNKYYLSAYLYNDKLLNYSCLKDNYKIPRLMVNGQKSSQELIEAIQKFSPNKKNIFKEQC
- the typA gene encoding translational GTPase TypA — its product is MTLPIRNVAIIAHVDHGKTTLVDALLKQSGIFREGEDVPDCVMDSNALERERGITILSKNTAVRYKETLINIVDTPGHADFGGEVERVLGMVDGCLLIVDANEGPMPQTRFVLKKALEKGLRPIVVINKIDRGQADPHVAVDKVLDLFLELGADEDQCDFKYLFASGMAGFAKETLEEEGVDMQPLFNAILRHVPAPVGDPNKPLQLQVTTLDYSEYLGRIIIGKIHNGTIRAGQQAALVVEDGSIVKGKITKLMGFEGLKRVDMEEATAGYIVAVAGFADAYIGETITDPNEPQALPLIKVDEPTLQMTFWVNDSPFAGQEGKLVTSRQIRDRLFRELETNVALRVEETDSPDKFLVSGRGELHLGILIETMRREGFEFQVSQPQVIYRTVNGQPCEPFELLALDVPADAVGSCIERLGQRKAEMQDMQPGGGDRTQLEFIVPARGLIGFRGEFMRMTRGEGIMNHSFLDYRPLSGDIEARNKGVLISFEEGVSTFYAMKNSEDRGAFFISPGTKVYRGMIIGEHNRPQDLELNVCKTKQLTNHRAAGGDELVQLQTPIDMSLERALEYIAQDELVEVTPESIRLRKMAKKLAKR
- a CDS encoding caspase family protein, producing MCPRGITTSQSYQAQKTITAKLWLLLVGVNQYQDQKLPPLRYSAVDCQGLAEALTSATQQQFSQTEVVIFHDFTQELPLLSTVTTSLKQITATAQPLDTILCYFSGHGIIKPETQEAFLCLADTQKDNIQNTGLAVKELLQILDNSRAENQLIWLDACHSGGMTLKGINPTRQLLEILQQRAAKSKGFYALLSCDVNQQSWEFSELGHGVFTYYLIQALNGKSANAQGMISVDGIYNYVFHQTLQYIDKINQQLRLINQQKRGKGETQLFSEYPLQTPKRIVESVGELILGKIPKITASYPSRTALVIAGGSNTQIVLDFSKILASAGDFELQYLSYTVPKTSENVQTEIQELLNSTTEQQRTALLYLWGRLEETPTGEAALILLEEIHLSRSWLRQQLHRSQVTQQIIILDCPGADISVLQEWVEDLQIGTVKGQCIIAANSPKNNSEQFIEALSNTLKSVSQPSGLSVAGWITQLQVYLAGLLNLQIWLSGIQGVIEIIPATIGTRTQKSGLDLKICPYRGLRAFSEGDAQFFYGRESLTQQLINELGKKSFLAVVGASGSGKSSVVNAGLIAKLRLGKQLPGSDSWLIKSLRPGSLPLEALVQKLANIRTTENETSSSPHLLLEGMLYQGVEGFVYWLRNRPEPMIVLVIDQFEELFTLAPTEDRNKFLELILGALEYAPDRFKLVITLRADFISPCLEVPELANLLQNSSVLVPPKLSDDDYRRVIVNPAEQVGLKVEAGLVEILLQELNHSAGDLPLLEFVLEQLWEFRQEGELTLTAYQQQVEGIKGALERKAQAVYESLDKSAQECTRWIFLSLTQLGEGTEDTRRRVFKSELVVNKYPAALIDRTLQTLTAGKLVVVNVEEEIGSGKGTEIQPLPSTGLVTIEVAHEILIRHWSTLRWWLEENRSRLRSQRQIEQAASLWKHHHEQADFLLQGIRLAEAEEIYVKYTDELSQAVQHFIAACLEARKQQEFEQKKRLKQAQRAVAVISILGISASVLGGFAYFQKQAAEFREISALNASSTALLLSNQQLESVIASLKAGRELKSVFVPGKDIQIATAATLQQAIQQTQEINRLQGHSQQVNAVKFSPDGKKLASASDDKTVKIWDFQGKLITTFTGFENRVTAIHFSPDGKLLAVSEGHNIKIYTLDSRLIYELVGHTDNITDISFSHDGKLIVSSSLDKTIKLWRVNGTLIKTWNPDNGWVNTVSFSPDDKIIASGGEDNLVKLWQTNNGKLIKILSGHQGRITKVKFSPNGKYIASASGDKTIKLWDNQGELLQTLAGHSEQINSIDFSPDNQIISSASADNNIKFWRLDGSLLTTLKGHGEQVRDVSFSLDGKYIASASADKTIRFWQVILTPFLLEEYGLNEPQRRVHEVSRREERVRVASRREERRKKKEGSNQFQVEDINSVNFSKNRVLAAAGWDGKVSIWQKDQVTKFQAHKDIINAVSFSNDGKILATASADKTVKIWNSQNYQLLKTITGHQNRVTSISFSPDNQMLASGSADKTIKLWRLADGKLLKTFTGHTDEVTSVDFSPDSQMIVSGSFDNTVKLWRIDGTLVRDCIGHSLAISSVKFSPDGKIIAAASWDNSIKIWNVATGKLINTFSGHNDGVTSLSFTTDSQILASGSADHTIKLWNVETGALIKTLLGYPNQINSISFSSDNKILVSGGKNAGVMVWDLDLDDLLGRGCAKIKNYLQNNPNVREDERHICN
- a CDS encoding endonuclease/exonuclease/phosphatase family protein — encoded protein: MKIITINILFKLDHWPQRRELLIAGLKAENPDVIALQEVSLSEDTAAWIAEQLNIPHIYKVIPQEVAESDLPFGLAILSRYPIENTAALNLEHQGRIAQYAQIKLDNHKSIVICNGHYFWHPGSHQKRNKQIQMMLDWLSEFPETMPIISVGDFNGTPDTSGIKLIKEKYRSAYEVYHGNEPEYTCPTLLDHLDKISWRRRFKLFWRTLIFNKTWKRWQGTLDYIFINQHLQVKDCRITLNQPAANNRYLYPSDHFGIVADLEIVD